The Streptomyces sp. RKND-216 genomic sequence ACGAACTCGAGCGCGTCCTCCCGGCGGTACGGCGCCGGCACCGGTATCCACCGGGCGATCTCCGGGTCCTGGCAGGCGGCGGCGACGGCGTCGACGTCGGCCTCGGTGAACGGGCGCAGTTCGAGGCGCTCGGTGGTGAGGGTGATGGGCTCCATGACGGCATTCTCCCGTGCCCGTCCGGCCTGCCGTACCCGGCACGTTCCGGAAGTCCGGCACGTTGGGGGTACAGGGGGCTACGCCCCTGTCTTACGATGGCCGGTGCGGCGGGGGACTGCTCCGCCGTGCCCGCGCACCAGACCGTGCCAGGCCCGACCGGCAAGGAGTCACCCTACGTGTCCGTCTTCGGCAAGCTCATGCGCGCAGGTGAAGGAAAGATCCTGCGCAAGCTGGACCGCATCGCGCGGCAGGTGAATTCCATTGAAGAGGACTTCGTCGATCTCTCCGACGCCGAGTTGCGGGCTCTGACCGACGAGTACAAGGAGCGGTACGCGGAGGGCGAGAGCCTCGACGACCTGATGCCGGAGGCCTTCGCCACCGTCCGGGAGGCGGCCAAGCGCGTCCTCGGCCAGCGGCACTACGACGTGCAGCTCCAGGGCGGCGCCGCACTGCACCTCGGGTACGTCGCGGAGATGAAAACTGGTGAGGGCAAGACCCTGGTCGGCACCCTGCCCGCGTACCTCAACGCGATCTCCGGCGAGGGCGTCCACATCATCACCGTCAACGACTACCTCGCCCAGCGCGACTCGGAGTGGATGGGCCGCGTCCACCAGTTCCTGGGCCTGAGCGTGGGCTGCATCCTGGCGAACATGACGCCGGCGCAGCGCCGCGAGCAGTACGGGTGCGACATCACCTACGGCACCAACAACGAGTTCGGCTTCGACTACCTGCGCGACAACATGGCGTGGTCGAAGGACGAGCTGGTCCAGCGCGGACACAACTTCGCGATCGTCGACGAGGTGGACTCCATCCTCATCGACGAGGCCCGCACCCCGCTGATCATCTCCGGCCCCGCGGACCAGGCCACCAAGTGGTACGGCGACTTCGCCAAGCTGGTGAAGCGCCTGGAGAAGGGCGAGCCGGGCGACCCGCGGCTGGGCAAGGCCGAGACCGGCGACTACGAGGTCGACGAGAAGAAGCGCACGGTCGGCATCCACGAGAGCGGCGTGGCCAAGGTCGAGGACTGGCTGGGCATCGACAACCTCTACGAATCCGTCAACACGCCGTTGGTCGGCTACCTCAACAACGCGATCAAGGCCAAGGAGCTCTACAAGAAGGACAAGGACTACGTCGTCATGGACGGCGAAGTCATGATCGTCGACGAGCACACCGGCCGTATCCTCGCGGGCCGCCGCTACAACGAGGGCATGCACCAGGCCATCGAGGCCAAGGAGCAGGTCGACATCAAGGACGAGAACCAGACGCTCGCCACGATCACCCTGCAGAACTTCTTCCGGCTGTACGACAAGCTGTCCGGCATGACCGGTACGGCCATGACCGAGGCCGCGGAGTTCCACCAGATCTACAAGCTGGGCGTCGTCCCCATTCCGACGCACCGCCCGCTGGCCCGTGCGGACCAGGCCGACCTGATCTACCGCACCGAGGTCGCCAAGTTCGACGCGGTCGTCGACGACATCGCGGAGAAGTACGAGAAGGGCCAGCCGGTCCTGGTCGGCACGACATCCGTGGAGAAGTCCGAGTACCTCTCCAAGCAGCTCAACAAGCGGGGCGTGCGCCACGAGGTCCTCAACGCCAAGCAGCACGACCGGGAGGCCGTGATCGTCGCCCAGGCGGGCCGCAGGGGCGCCGTCACGGTCGCCACGAACATGGCCGGCCGCGGCACCGACATCAAGCTCGGCGGCAACCCGGACGAGATCGCCGAGGACGAGCTGCGGGCCAAGGGCCTGGACCCGGTGGAGCACTCCGAGGAGTGGTCGGCGGCGCTGCCGGCCGCGCTGGAGCGGGCCGAGAAGGCCGTCGAGACCGAGTTCGAAGAGGTCAAGGAGCTCGGCGGCCTGTACGTGCTGGGCACCGAGCGACACGAGTCGCGTCGCATCGACAACCAGCTCCGCGGCCGTTCCGGCCGTCAGGGCGACCCGGGTGAGTCCCGGTTCTACCTCTCCCTGGGCGACGACCTGATGCGGCTGTTCAAGGCGCAGATGGTCGAGCGCGTGATGGCCATGGCCAACGTCCCGGACGACGTGCCGATCGAGAACAAGATGGTCACCCGCGCCATCGCCTCCGCCCAGTCGCAGGTCGAGCAGCAGAACTTCGAGATCCGTAAGAACGTCCTCAAGTACGACGAGGTGCTCAACCGGCAGCGCGAGGTCATCTACGGCGAGCGTCGCCGCGTCCTGGAGGGCGAGGACCTGCACGAGCAGGTGCGGCACTTCATGGACGACACGATCGAGGCGTACGTCGAGGCCGAGACGTCGGAGGGCTTCGCCGAGGAGTGGGACCTGGACCGGCTCTGGGGCGCCTTCAAGCAGCTCTATCCGGTGCAGGTGACCGTGGACGAGCTGGAGGAGGCGGCCGGCGACCTGGCCGGTGTCACCTCCGACTTCCTCATCGAGTCCATCAAGGACGACATCCACGAGCAGTACGACGCGCGGGAGAAGGAGCTCGGCTCCGAGATCATGCGCGAGCTGGAACGCCGCGTCGTGCTCTCCGTCCTGGACCGCAAGTGGCGCGAGCACCTCTACGAGATGGACTACCTCCAGGAGGGCATCGGCCTGCGTGCCATGGCGCAGAAGGATCCGCTGGTGGAGTACCAGCGCGAGGGCTTCGACATGTTCCAGGCCATGATGGAGGGCATCAAGGAGGAGTCCGTCGGCTACCTGTTCAACCTGGAGGTTCAGGTCGAACGGCAGGTCGAGGAGGTTCCCGTGGCAGAGCGCGGGGCGGCGGAGGACCGGGGCAAGAAGGACGCCGTCCCGGCAGGCGCCG encodes the following:
- the secA gene encoding preprotein translocase subunit SecA, whose product is MSVFGKLMRAGEGKILRKLDRIARQVNSIEEDFVDLSDAELRALTDEYKERYAEGESLDDLMPEAFATVREAAKRVLGQRHYDVQLQGGAALHLGYVAEMKTGEGKTLVGTLPAYLNAISGEGVHIITVNDYLAQRDSEWMGRVHQFLGLSVGCILANMTPAQRREQYGCDITYGTNNEFGFDYLRDNMAWSKDELVQRGHNFAIVDEVDSILIDEARTPLIISGPADQATKWYGDFAKLVKRLEKGEPGDPRLGKAETGDYEVDEKKRTVGIHESGVAKVEDWLGIDNLYESVNTPLVGYLNNAIKAKELYKKDKDYVVMDGEVMIVDEHTGRILAGRRYNEGMHQAIEAKEQVDIKDENQTLATITLQNFFRLYDKLSGMTGTAMTEAAEFHQIYKLGVVPIPTHRPLARADQADLIYRTEVAKFDAVVDDIAEKYEKGQPVLVGTTSVEKSEYLSKQLNKRGVRHEVLNAKQHDREAVIVAQAGRRGAVTVATNMAGRGTDIKLGGNPDEIAEDELRAKGLDPVEHSEEWSAALPAALERAEKAVETEFEEVKELGGLYVLGTERHESRRIDNQLRGRSGRQGDPGESRFYLSLGDDLMRLFKAQMVERVMAMANVPDDVPIENKMVTRAIASAQSQVEQQNFEIRKNVLKYDEVLNRQREVIYGERRRVLEGEDLHEQVRHFMDDTIEAYVEAETSEGFAEEWDLDRLWGAFKQLYPVQVTVDELEEAAGDLAGVTSDFLIESIKDDIHEQYDAREKELGSEIMRELERRVVLSVLDRKWREHLYEMDYLQEGIGLRAMAQKDPLVEYQREGFDMFQAMMEGIKEESVGYLFNLEVQVERQVEEVPVAERGAAEDRGKKDAVPAGAAPAPAIRAKGLDAPQRPDRLHFSAPTAEGGVVEGEMPTGDGPVRSPADGMTRAERRKAQKGGRRRKK